The nucleotide sequence GTAGGGCCGCGGATCGGCGATGCGGCCCTCGAGCGCCGAGGCCGCGACCACGGCCGCGTTGCAGATGTAGATCTCCGAATCCACGCTACCCATGCGCCCGGGCGTGTTGAGCGTGCCGGTGGACACGGCGCGCTGGCCGTCGCTCATGGTGGCGATGCGGCCGAAGCAGTAGTCGCAGCTCGGCGAGCTGATGAAGGCGCCGGCCTCGACCAGCACCTCGATCAGTCCCTCGCGCGCGGCCGCCGCCATGATGGCCTTGGAGGTCGGCACCACGTGCAGCTGGAAGCCCGGCTGGATGCGGCGCCCGCGCAGCACCTCGGCCGCGATGCGCAGGTCCTCGAGCCGGCCGCTGGCGCACGAGCCCAGGTAGCCGGTGTGCACCTCCACGCCGGTGTAGTCCTTGAGATCGCGCGTGTTGGCGGGGCTCGGCGGAATCACGACGATGGGCTCCAGCGTCGAGACGTCGATTGTCACCACGCTGTCGTAGCTCGCATCGGCATCGGGATAGACCGGGTCGAGCGCGATCTTCGAGCGGCCCCGCACATAGTCCAGGGTCTTCGCATCGGGCGCGATCAGCATCGTGGTCGCGCCCAGGAACATGGCCTGGCCGCAAAGGGTCTGGCGGCCCTCGATGCTCATGGCGTCGATCACCGGGCCGCAGAGTTCCACCACCTTGAAGCGGCAGGAGGCCGGGCCCATCACGCGCACCATGTGATGGAACACGTCGCGCGCCATCACGCCGGGCTGCAGCGTGCCCGTGAGCTCGACCTTCACGGTCGCGGGCACGGTCAAGGTCAGCGTCTCGGTCACGAAAGACTCGAGCACGCCCTTGCGCGCGCCGAAGGCGAAGGTGCCGAAGGCGCCGAGCTGGCTCACGTGGCCGTCGAAGTGCACGGCGAAGGCGCCCGGCGTGGCGTAGCCGAGCTCGGCCGCGACCTGGTGGCCGATGCCCTCGCGCTCGTGCACCGGCACGCCCTGTTCCTTGCCCCAGGCGCGGGTGATCTTGTGCAGTTCCTCTTCCTTCGGCGCGGTGGCCGGCACCATGTGGTCGATGAACAGCACGAAGCGCTCGGGGCTCGACACCTTCTCGATGCCGAAGTCCTCGCGCGTCTCCTTGAAGAACACGTCGGTGTAGCCCGGGAAGTCGTAGGCGATCACGAAATCGGGCCGCGCCGTGATCTCCTCGCCGGGCACCACGCGCGGCCTGCCGGCGGCGCGGGCCAGGATCTTCTCGGTCATCGTCTGGGGCATCTTGTTCGGCTTTCGACTTCCACGATGTGGC is from Variovorax paradoxus and encodes:
- a CDS encoding 3-isopropylmalate dehydratase, translated to MPQTMTEKILARAAGRPRVVPGEEITARPDFVIAYDFPGYTDVFFKETREDFGIEKVSSPERFVLFIDHMVPATAPKEEELHKITRAWGKEQGVPVHEREGIGHQVAAELGYATPGAFAVHFDGHVSQLGAFGTFAFGARKGVLESFVTETLTLTVPATVKVELTGTLQPGVMARDVFHHMVRVMGPASCRFKVVELCGPVIDAMSIEGRQTLCGQAMFLGATTMLIAPDAKTLDYVRGRSKIALDPVYPDADASYDSVVTIDVSTLEPIVVIPPSPANTRDLKDYTGVEVHTGYLGSCASGRLEDLRIAAEVLRGRRIQPGFQLHVVPTSKAIMAAAAREGLIEVLVEAGAFISSPSCDYCFGRIATMSDGQRAVSTGTLNTPGRMGSVDSEIYICNAAVVAASALEGRIADPRPYLAAAREGVAA